The following coding sequences lie in one Anoplolepis gracilipes chromosome 4, ASM4749672v1, whole genome shotgun sequence genomic window:
- the LOC140665410 gene encoding uncharacterized protein: MNFAHASKIMDGTSNVDNIIKEESQCFVCDDKVEGRFYPLAKCKTQHSRARIIEKLGELVGERYMVVIAEDDVICRSCALLINTFDRLELEMHHIRDQILLFLEQKYSLEAGELRGGGDRPKLSQPPQITKSTTKETIDYCAMKQGKQNETDLGTEEKKDSIYSEDNKMQNSHSWLQCDKCKYTTRLNSFMMYHLRDHAKARVFCDKCGLEMCISENQQDTRHSCTRTNKLQNKEDKKDNSDSIAKNDSIKTLLLEKISQSTIPLIQTTPPPLIGLSSCDHLYISNTPSTNVPTSSKQSMSVLQPVNMVDIHVSRDMKKNSESNDTQEMEIKTRNGSKKQILTLTDDGTVELVEVPC; encoded by the exons atgaATTTTGCACACGCTTCTAAGATCATGGATGGGACTAGTAATGttgataacattataaaagaagaatCACAATGTTTTGTTTGCGACGACAAAGTTGAGGGCCGCTTTTATCCCTTAGCCAAATGCAAGACGCAACATTCACGGGCCAGGATAATCGAAAAACTTGGGGAACTAGTGGGCGAGag aTACATGGTTGTAATAGCTGAAGATGATGTGATCTGTCGCAGTTGTGCTCTTCTTATTAACACTTTTGACCGGCTGGAGTTGGAAATGCACCACATTCGCGATcagattttattattcctAGAACAGAAATATTCTCTGGAAGCTGGGGAACTTCGAGGTGGTGGCGACAGACCAAAATTATCTCAGCCACCTCAGATCACAAAATCTACCACAAAAGAGACTATCGATTACTGTGCAATGAAACAAGGTAAACAAAACGAGACTGATCTTGGAacagaagagaaaaaggacaGTATATATTCAGAAGACAATAAGATGCAGAATTCTCACTCATGGTTGCAATGTGATAAGTGTAAATATACCACACGTCTCAATTCTTTTATGATGTATCATTTGAGAGATCATGCCAAGGCTAGAGTATTCTGTGATAAATGTGGATTAGAAATGTGTATTTCTGAGAATCAGCAAGACACAAGACACAGCTGTACTAGaacaaataaattgcaaaacaaggaagataaaaaag aTAATTCTGACAGTATTGCTAAAAATGATTCAATAAAGACATTACTTTTGGAAAAGATATCACAATCAACTATACCCCTTATCCAAACTACACCACCACCATTGATAGGCTTATCAAGTTGtgatcatttatatatttccaatACACCATCAACAA ATGTTCCAACATCTTCCAAGCAGTCAATGTCCGTTTTGCAGCCAGTAAATATGGTTGATATACACGTTTCAagagatatgaaaaaaaattcagaatccAACGATACACaagaaatggaaataaaaaccAGGAATGGAAGCAAAAAACAGATATTGACTTTAACAGATGATGGAACTGTGGAACTGGTGGAAGTACCGTGTTGA
- the LOC140665024 gene encoding uncharacterized protein — MSPEPTHEPVQENLTVSNVLLDTRMMNDEEDSDDEDIGMAGYVPLSQVPTDADPILDREENDEWLSEFDESTQISSDHTMETQQSCSSEVLQVWSCSHNRSDIDLDASKIKEVKSVMASITLPETSIPQWASTISEEQWKEQLLIRIKQMQNKDAE; from the exons ATGTCGCCTGAGCCTACACATGAACCTGTTCAGGAAAATCTGACAGTTTCCAATGTACTCCTGGATACAAGAATGATGAATGATGAAGAAGATAGTGATGATGAAGATATAGGAATGGCAGGATATGTGCCGTTGTCCCAGGTACCTACTGATGCGGATCCTATATTGGATAGGGAAGAG AATGACGAATGGTTATCTGAATTTGACGAATCTACTCAAATATCATCTGATCATACAATGGAGACTCAAcaa AGTTGCTCTTCAGAAGTACTGCAAGTTTGGTCATGTTCACACAATCGTTCTGATATTGACTTAGATGCATCTAAAATCAAGGAAGTTAAATCTGTAATGGCATCTATCACCCTTCCTGAAACTTCAATTCCACAATGGGCATCCACAATCTCGGAAGAGCAATGGAAGGAGCAACTTCTTATTCGCATTAAACAAATGCAGAATAAAGATGCAgaatag
- the LOC140665019 gene encoding sodium-dependent neutral amino acid transporter B(0)AT3: MANTAHLVRRQSSRDLKPQKSIDKLEMKEMRGRLVVDNRKNVATANYGATNAAFEDSSPNKSKTGNGPGAGNNEGKAIFRPEAGEDERENWDSKLTFLLATVGYAVGLGNVWRFPYLAQKNGGGAFLIPYFVMLAIEGIPIFYLELAIGQRLRKGAIGVWNQVSPYMGGIGISSAIVSFNVALYYNTIIAWCLFYFVQSFQSQLPWAECPNRYFQNNGSYAPEPECLVSSPTQYFWYRTTLMISKDINTPEVFNWKIALALVIAWILVYMCMIKGIASSGKVVYVTATFPYIVLIIFFFRGVTLTGMSDGLRHLFTPKWYTLTDPVVWLEAGTQIFFSLGLAFGGLIAFSSYNPVNNNCYRDAIMVSLTNCFTSMFAGIVVFSIIGFKATMVYEQCLSDRNSTLMNIFGQAGKIPENIPVSGTLLNITNGNGSLDNLIMPELPECDLQKELDNSASGTGLAFIIFTEAINQFPGAQFWSILFFLMLFTLGIDSQFGTLEGVVTSIVDMKLFPNLRKEILTGVICLVCCAISMAFAHGAGSYVFVLFDSFSGNFPLLIIAFFECIGVSYVYGLKRFADDIELMTGNRPGLYWLICWKYLSPLAMLSILIASFVEIFFEGSGYPAWVSSKGITERHEWPVWALVLISILILTSVLWIPAVAICRYYGILIIDDNEKAWFPAADLKEFHGIVPHEVTAAETLLFCIRSDGSEGLCCPTGGPSDDEDEDLT; the protein is encoded by the exons atGGCGAATACGGCTCATCTCGTCCGCCGGCAAAGCTCCCGCGATCTCAAGCCGCAGAAAAGCATTGATAAGCTTGAGATGAAAGAGATGCGTGGTAGATTAGTGGTGGATAATCGAAAGAACGTCGCCACTGCCAATTACGGGGCCACTAATGCGGCCTTCGAAGATAGCAGTCCTAATAAG AGCAAAACAGGAAACGGTCCGGGCGCTGGTAACAACGAGGGCAAAGCGATTTTCCGGCCAGAAGCGGGCGAAGACGAGCGTGAAAATTGGGATAGCAAACTCACATTTCTCCTGGCGACCGTAGGATACGCGGTGGGCCTTGGAAATGTATGGCGGTTTCCCTATCTGGCTCAGAAGAACGGCGGAG GTGCTTTTCTAATTCCTTATTTCGTGATGCTGGCTATCGAGGGTATTCCTATATTTTATCTGGAATTGGCAATTGGCCAAAGATTGAGAAAAGGCGCCATTGGCGTCTGGAATCAG GTATCCCCGTACATGGGCGGTATCGGAATCAGCAGCGCAATAGTTTCCTTCAATGTGGCCCTTTACTACAACACCATTATCGCCTGGTGCCTCTTCTACTTTGTTCAG agTTTCCAATCTCAACTACCTTGGGCGGAGTGTCCGAATAGGTACTTTCAAAATAATGGATCGTACGCGCCTGAACCCGAGTGTTTG GTCAGCAGCCCGACGCAGTATTTCTGGTATCGAACCACCCTGATGATATCCAAGGATATCAATACGCCAGAAGTGTTCAATTGGAAGATTGCTCTGGCACTGGTCATTGCCTGGATCCTGGTATACATGTGCATGATTAAGGGCATCGCATCCTCGGGCAAG GTTGTATACGTAACCGCTACGTTTCCATACATCgttctaataattttcttcttccgGGGAGTTACATTGACGGGTATGTCGGACGGTTTGCGACATCTCTTCACGCCAAAG TGGTACACATTGACTGACCCGGTAGTCTGGTTAGAAGCTGGAACGCAAATCTTCTTTTCTCTAGGCCTAGCTTTCGGTGGTCTAATAGCATTCTCTTCGTATAATCCGGTAAACAATAATTGCTACCGCGATGCCATCATGGTCAGTCTGACGAATTGCTTTACTTCCATGTTCGCCGGAATCGTTGTCTTCTCAATCatag GATTCAAAGCTACTATGGTTTATGAACAATGTTTATCAGATAGAAATAGTACGTTAATGAATATATTCGGTCAAGCCGGGAAGATTCCCGAAAATATTCCAGTCAGCGGCACATTATTGAACATTACGAACGGCAACGGATCACTGGACAACTTGATAATGCCGGAACTGCCCGAATGCGATCTACAAAAAGAGTTAGATAAT TCGGCATCAGGCACAGGTTTGGCTTTCATCATCTTCACCGAAGCAATCAATCAGTTTCCTGGCGCTCAATTCtggtcaatattatttttcttgatgtTATTTACGCTGGGAATCGATTCTCAATTTGGTACTCTGGAAGGAGTCGTCACCAGTATCGTCGATATGAAGCTCTTCCCGAacttaagaaaagaaattttgacag GTGTGATTTGTTTGGTGTGCTGCGCGATCTCGATGGCTTTCGCTCATGGAGCTGGCAGTTACGTTTTTGTGCTGTTTGACAGCTTTAGCGGAAACTTTCCGTTGCTTATAATTGCTTTCTTCGAATGTATAGGAGTGTCCTATGTTTACGGTTTAAAGAG ATTTGCCGATGATATCGAACTGATGACCGGCAACCGGCCTGGTCTCTATTGGCTGATATGTTGGAAGTATCTCAGTCCATTGGCAATGTTGAGTATCTTGATTGCGTCCTTTGTCGAGATATTTTTTGAAGGAAGTGGTTATCCAGCCTGGGTGTCGAGTAAAGGCATCACGGAAAGACACGAGTGGCCTGTTTGGGCTTTAGTTCTCATCTCCATTCTCATTCTCACCTCCGTTTTATGGATACCCGCAGTTGCTATTTGCAG ATATTATGGAATCCTCATTATTGACGACAACGAAAAGGCCTGGTTTCCTGCGGCGGATCTAAAAGAATTTCACGGAATTGTACCGCACGAAGTAACGGCGGCTGAGACGCTGCTGTTTTGCATCAGGAGCGACGGTTCTGAAGGACTATGCTGCCCTACGGGCGGTCCTagcgacgacgaggacgaggacctCACCTAG
- the Stub1 gene encoding E3 ubiquitin-protein ligase CHIP has protein sequence MSKMYSTANLSDKELKDQGNRLFDLHKYEDAANCYTKAIIKNPDQALYFTNRALCHLKLKQWESVCKDCRRALDIDPCLMKGHFFLGLALLELDLFDEAVKHLQRAVDLGKEQKLNYGDDITSVLRQARKRRFQMREEQRIAQDIELQTYLSQLILDDAKRNLAALQEQEATKDSDTDASSTEYARRKEIEEKRDTCISRLNDLFAKVDERRRKREVPDYLCGKISFEILQEPVITPSGITYERKDIEEHLQRVGHFDPVTRVRLTQDQLIPNLAMKEVVDTFLQENEWALHY, from the exons ATGAGTAAGATGTATTCGACGGCGAACCTGTCCGACAAGGAGCTGAAGGATCAGGGAAACCGTCTTTTCGATCTGCACAAGTACGAGGACGCTGCCAATTGCTATACAAAGGCAATT ATAAAAAATCCAGACCAAGCATTGTACTTCACAAATCGAGCACTGTGTCACTTGAAATTGAAACAATGGGAATCTGTGTGCAAAGATTGTAGACGGGCCTTGGATATAGATCCTTGTTTGATGAAAGGTCACTTTTTCTTAGGACTCGCCCTATTGGAATTGGATCTCTTTGATGAAGCGGTAAAACATTTACAGAGAG CTGTAGATTTGGGAAAGGAACAAAAGTTGAATTATGGTGACGACATTACCAGTGTGCTACGACAGGCACGTAAACGTCGTTTTCAAATGAGAGAGGAACAGAGGATTGCGCAAGACATCGAACTGCAGACTTATTTGAGCCAGTTGATCTTAGATGATGCAAAACGTAATTTAGCAGCTTTACAAGAACAGGAGGCGACAAAGGATTCCGATACTGATGCAAGCTCAACTGAATATGCCAGGAGAAAAGAGATTGAGGAGAAGAGAGATACCTGCATATCGCGACTCAATGATCTCTTTGCTAAGGTCGACGAGAGAAGAAGG AAAAGAGAAGTGCCTGACTACTTGTGTGGTAAAATCAGCTTCGAGATTTTGCAGGAACCGGTGATTACACCTAGTGGAATCACATATGAACGAAAGGATATCGAGGAACATCTTCAACGGGTCGGTCATTTCGATCCAGTTACGCGTGTGCGTCTCACACAAGATCAATTAATTCCAAACTTAGCGATGAAGGAAGTGGTCGACACTTTCTTGCAGGAAAACGAATGGGCCTTGCATTACTGA
- the LOC140665412 gene encoding uncharacterized protein encodes MTDVEEFTCEILENEGCRNSFLEKLESSLRNFRLIFAAQVQKRLLYEKDCADKKSIIATKKLELQQKIDTVTSNIDAIMLQKEVTEKKISDVIKLENNLKNGLKDTKMQKDALCLEIMDLELEIEERKRNKLLQWEAIKRVCNIYKENLDIHINLQEEKDCQYIKVTFFTHNKETKDKYFVQLSHSDNNWKIEHIEPKLKKEYFNELSIAEDSSEYSKILDIPLFLYEIRNIFLKYYIRLEKDHKN; translated from the exons ATGACTGATGTTGAGGAATTTACGTGCGAAATACTAGAAAATGAGGGCTGCAGAAATTCCTTTTTGGAGAAACTGGAATCGTCCTTACGgaattttcgattaattttcgCTGCCCAAGTCCAGAAAAGACTCCTTTACGAGAAag ATTGCGCTGATAAAAAGTCTATTATTGCTACAAAGAAATTAGAGCTGCAACAGAAGATTGACACTGTAACATCTAACATAGATGCTATTATGTTGCAAAAGGAAGTAACAGAAAAGAAGATTTCCGATGTGATAAAGTTGGAAAATAATCTAAAGAATGGATTGAAAGatacaaaaatgcaaaaagatgCTTTATGTTTGGAAATAATGGACTTAGAGTTGG AAATtgaagaaaggaaaagaaacaaaCTTTTGCAGTGGGAAGCCATTAAACGTGTATGTAACATTTACAAAGAAAACttggatatacatataaatctcCAAGAGGAAAAAGATTgccaatatataaaagttacctTTTTTACACACAATAAAGAAACAAAGGATAAATACTTTGTTCAATTATCTCATAGTGATAACAATTGGAAAA tTGAACACATTGAACCGAAGTTAAAGaaggaatattttaatgagctAAGCATTGCAGAAGACTCTTCTGAATATTCCAAAATATTGGACATTCCTTTGTTCTTGTATGAGatacgaaatatatttctaaaatactaCATAAGGTTAGAAAAGGATcacaaaaattaa
- the Gat-1b gene encoding GABA neurotransmitter transporter-1B yields MPSRGSTGRPKVDRSTSPLSRKPATSSANPVQELKALFAEPTSNELPVLSNGEKESDFRFEAIQCLRQSSIIKMRAHDLPERGNWSSKIEFILSVVGLAIGLGNLWRFPYLCYKNGGGAFMVPYFIALALAGIPMFLMELSLGQMLTIGGLGVFKIAPIFKGIGYATCVLSCWTNVYYIIILAWALFYFLVSLRADVPWRTCDNSWNTRYCITPDERLNVSCWQDDYWPNDIICSTSLGNLSHDLLKDPVKEFWERRTLQISTGIEAVGGIRWELAGTLAVVWIMCYFCIWKGVKWTGKVVYFTALFPYALLAVLLVRGLTLPGASEGLKYYATPNLSKLGDPEVWIDAVTQIFFTYALGLGALVALGSYNKFNNNVYKDALIVCGVNTCTSLLSGVVIFSVVGFMAHEQQKPVADVAASGPGLAFLVYPSAVLQLPGASIWSSLFFFMLLLIGLDSQFCTMEGFITAAVDEWPRLLRKRKEMFIAIVCLISYLIGLLCVTEGGMYVFQLLDTYAVSGFCLLFLMFFECISVSWAFGVDRFYDGIRDMIGYYPCFWWKICWTFTTPAICVGVFIFNIIKFVPVKYLTYEFPWWSHLLGWLAGLSSMLCIPGYMIYIWNVTSGTTSEKYRKLIKIEDDVAALRKKLNPAKAAAIDTEFEL; encoded by the exons ATGCCTTCGAGAGGCTCGACCGGTCGTCCTAAGGTAGATAGATCCACCAGTCCTCTGTCACGGAAACCGGCGACAAGTTCCGCGAATCCCGTGCAAGAGTTGAAAGCTCTTTTCGCTGAACCTACCAGCAACGAACTGCCAGTTCTCTCCAATGGCGAAAAAGAATCGGACTTCCGATTTGAGGCCATACAATGCCTGCGACAATCTTCCATCATCAAGATGAGAGCCCACGATCTACCGGAACGAGGAAACTGGAGCAGCAAA atcgaatttattttatccgtCGTGGGATTGGCCATAGGTTTGGGAAACCTATGGCGATTTCCCTACCTCTGCTACAAGAATGGCGGTGGTGCTTTCATGGTGCCCTACTTTATCGCGCTCGCGCTGGCCGGTATACCCATGTTCCTAATGGAGTTGTCCTTAGGACAGATGCTGACGATAGGTGGTCTAGGTGTCTTTAAAATAGCACCAATCTTCAAAG GCATTGGATATGCGACCTGCGTGCTTTCCTGCTGGACCAATGTGTATTACATCATCATCCTCGCTTGGGCACTCTTTTACTTCTTGGTCTCTTTACGAGCCG ACGTACCCTGGAGAACGTGCGACAACTCGTGGAACACGCGCTACTGCATCACGCCAGATGAACGTCTGAATGTTTCATGCTGGCAGGACGATTACTGGCCGAACGACATCATATGCTCAACGTCTCTCGGGAATTTGAGTCATGATTTGCTCAAGGATCCGGTCAAGGAATTTTGGGA GAGACGGACCTTACAGATTTCAACTGGCATCGAAGCCGTAGGTGGTATAAGATGGGAACTGGCTGGCACGCTCGCGGTCGTATGGATCATGTGTTACTTTTGCATTTGGAAAGGTGTCAAATGGACTGGCAAG GTCGTCTATTTCACGGCACTCTTTCCGTACGCTTTGTTGGCGGTGCTGCTCGTGAGAGGCCTGACACTTCCCGGTGCTTCGGAAGGTTTGAAATATTATGCTACACCAAATCTCTCCAAACTCGGTGATCCCGag gtATGGATAGACGCAGTGACACAAATATTCTTCACTTACGCTCTCGGTTTAGGTGCGTTGGTAGCTCTAGGCAGTTACAACAAGTTCAACAATAACGTTTATAA AGATGCTCTTATTGTATGTGGGGTGAATACTTGCACTAGTTTGCTTAGCGGAGTAGTTATATTCTCTGTGGTCGGTTTTATGGCCCACGAGCAACAGAAACCTGTAGCCGATGTAGCTGCTTCTg GACCTGGCCTGGCATTCTTAGTTTATCCCTCAGCGGTATTACAATTACCAGGGGCGTCGATTTGGTCGAGTTTGTTCTTCTTCATGCTCCTTCTGATAGGATTAGATAGTCAG TTCTGTACCATGGAGGGCTTTATCACCGCTGCCGTGGACGAATGGCCACGACTTCTCAGAAAGCGGAAGGAAATGTTCATCGCGATTGTATGTCTGATCTCCTATCTAATCGGGCTTTTATGCGTTACAGAA ggCGGAATGTACGTGTTTCAACTCTTAGATACATACGCCGTAAGCGGATTTTGCCTGTTATTCCTGATGTTCTTTGAATGTATCTCAGTGTCATGGGCATTCGGAGTAGATCGATTTTATGATGGCATACGGGACATGATAGGCTATTATCCATGTTTCTGGTGGAAGATATGCTGGACATTTACTACGCCCGCTATTTGTGTg ggcgttttcatttttaatatcatcaaGTTTGTTCCTGTGAAATATCTCACGTATGAATTTCCATGGTGGAGCCATTTGTTAGGATGGCTCGCAGGTCTCTCCTCGATGTTGTGCATTCCAGGCTACATGATTTACATCTGGAATGTTACATCCGGAACTACCTcagaa AAATAtcggaaattaataaaaatagaagacGATGTTGCCGCCTTACGAAAGAAACTCAATCCAGCCAAAGCCGCTGCTATTGATACTGAGTTCGAGTTGTAG
- the LOC140665023 gene encoding uncharacterized protein, with protein sequence MSRELHACLVRYFARLEKLDEKWKELLGTAERPLEALANQAEQFRHVAKVNVDETENSVDGETRERLIFKILMGLEDEVTLLLDILTQFNDANQDLKNYLVNLENARSQVSFKDVTMQELIKGTSHRPMLNLLLEWAVESFQFYHNMYLHIKDCMKSLDYKTEETIDNLISSFVEDQCERRNINKILTFTQFLAKETLR encoded by the exons ATGTCACGAGAGCTTCATGCGTGTCTTGTTCGCTATTTCGCACGTTTAGAGAAATTGGATgaaaaatggaaagaattaTTGGGAACAGCTGAAAGGCCGCTTGAGGCTCTCGCTAATCAAGCCGAACAATTTCGACATGTCGCAAA GGTGAACGTAGATGAGACAGAGAATAGCGTGGATGGAGAAACGCGGGAAAGATTGATATTCAAAATCCTTATGGGCCTCGAAGATGAAGTTACACTCCTTCTAGATATCTTGACGCAATTTAATGACGCTAATCAA gatttgaagaattatttgGTCAATTTGGAAAATGCCAGGAGCCAAGTATCTTTTAAGGATGTTACAATGCAAGAACTAATTAAAGGAACGTCTCATCGACCAATGCTTAATTTACTTCTAGAATGGGCCGTGGAGAGTTTCCAGTTCTATCATAACAT GTACCTTCATATTAAGGACTGTATGAAATCACTTGATTACAAAACAGAAGAAACTATCGATAATCTTATCTCTTCCTTTGTAGAAGATCAGTGTGAAaggagaaatataaata AGATACTCACTTTTACACAGTTCCTAGCTAAGGAGACTCTTCGTTAA